CGCCCGCGAGAGCGCGCAGGCGAGTGAAGGCCTCGGCGGAGGCGGGGGCTTCGGCGCGGGAGAGGGTCGCGAGGGCGAGAACCAGCGCGGCGGACGTCAGGACGGATTGTCGCATGGGGCCTCCTCGGAGGTGGAGTCTCTTCCGGGAACCGCGACGAAGGCGGAGTTTATTCCGGAAGCTCGTCTCGCCGCAGCAGGCGATGGCCCTCGAACACGGTCAGGATCTCGATCGCGTGTGGACCGCGACGGTAGACGACCCGGTACTTATCGACCACGAGCTCACGCAAGCCGCTGGCAGGCATCTCTGGAAGACTGCGCCCCCGATTCGGATGGCGCGCGAGCGCATCGGATCGCGAGATCAGGCGGTCCACGAAGTTCGACGCCGCCCGGGGGGCGGCCTGGGCGATGTAGGTTTCGATCTCCTGCAGGCGTTTCCAGGCCTCGGCCGTCCAGACGACCTTCATCAGCCGGAGCGCTTGGCCCGCCAGGCCTTGAGTCGTTTCCGCAACTCCGCGGTCTCGACGACCCTGTCCGCTTCCGCGTCGGCAAGCCCGGCGGCGATCGATTCGAGGAAGCGCTGCCGCTCCACGATCCGGTCATATTCTTTAGGGGATACGAGGACGCCGGCCGGCCGCCCGTTCTGGGTGATGACCATCGGCTCGCCGGACTCACCGAGGTGCTTGAGCAGCCTGGCGGCCTGCGCCTTGAACTCGCCCAGGGGAACGATTCCATCCGAGATCTGAACTTCTTTCACTGGGAGACCTCCCTCTCGATCGCGGACGGAATATAGACCGAATTCGGTCCTCCGGCAATCGCATTCAGGTGAACGGGACTCTGACGGAGAACCGATTACTGGTTTCGGTAGAGTTCGGCCCGCGCGCGCTCGAGGGCAGGGTCACGTCCGGCCTTGAGATCCTCGTCGGCGAAGACGGGCACGGCCATGTCCGGCGGAATCCCCGGCCCGTCGAAGGTCTTCCCCTCCGGCGACCGGAAGACCTCGTTCGGCAGACCGAAGGTCCAGCCGTTCGGCAGCGTCCGGCCGAGCACGTCCGAGAAGACCCCCTGCGTGTTCTCGCCGATTCGGATCACCCGGGGCGTCCGGCCCATCAGGGCCTGCGTCATCGTCTCCCCCGCGCTGATGGTGAGCGGCCCGGTCAGCTCCACCACGGGTCCCCTGAAGGACGGCCGGGTGCTCGGCCGCACGAGGCTCGGCTGCCCCGGCGTCCACTTCTTGTGATCGACCGGATCCATCCGCGCTTCCTTCGAATAGGCGACGTAGTCCGAGGTCGCCAGCCGCGAGGCGAGCGCGAGGCCATACGGGTCGGCGCCGCCGAAGTTGATTCGGACGTCGATCACGAGCCCCTTGAGCTTCGAGTCGGTGAAGATCGCGTCGAGCGCCTCCTCGAGCGCGTCGAGCCCGCTCGCGAAATCTCCTTCCTTCGTGTAGCCCCCTTCCGAGAGGAACCGGAGGTATCCGGTCGATTCGTCGAGCCGCCCGAACTGGACCTGATCGTCGCACCACTTGCGGATCGGGCCCTGGAGTCTGGCGTCCGTGACGGCGAGCAGCGGCGGCAGATCCTTCGTCCTGAAGTCCTTCATGCCGTTCTTGATCAAGCGGTCGGTACCTTTGCGCAGAGTGCGGTATCGACGCTGGATGGCCTCCGCCCCAATCGAGGTGTGCGCGTCTTCGAACGGGGCGATCATCCCCTGGAGGATCTCGAAGAGATCCGCAGGCGTCGTCGTCGCCTTCACGTTCGCTCGGGCCGCGGCGACCACGGCGGGCCAGTCGGCGTGCTTCTCGTCGAAGAGGATGTAGTGCTCGGCCCAGGTTTGCGCGAAGACCTCGAAGTTCCCCTCGGGGGTGTCCGGGGTGGGCTTGTCGCAGACGGCGGGGCGGGCGGCCATCCGGTGGATCATCATGTCGGACGCGGCGCCGTCGTTGTGGAGGCGCTTCTCGTCCGGATCCGGTGTGGCTTTCACCAGTGTGAGCTCGTTGTCGACGGTGTAGACGGCTTCGACTCCGGCCGGTGTCGCCGGGCGCCGGATCATCTTCATGCTCGGCACGCAGGTCGTCCGGGTGACCTCGTAGGCCTGGAGCGTGTCGCCGTCCGCCACGAAGACGAGGCCGTAGCCGTCCGATTTCCAGACGCCGGTCAGGGCGGGCGTTTGCGCACTGACCGCCGGCGGGGCCAGGAAGGCGAGCGCGAGGATCGTCAGGAAGCGGCGCGGCATTCGTCACTCCATCCCGAATGGTGTCGCGCCACGGTACCACGAGGAGCCGCGACGCCAGCCTCGACGAACGTCGGACGCGTGCCGCGAAGTCCGGAACTCCCGACAACCGACTGCCCGGCAAGCGTGGACACCTAACCCTGCCGCCCGAGAGAAGCAGCCTGATTTCGCGTGGCACGGATGCTGCTGATTCCGCCGGCCGAGGCATCCACGTGTGTCGCGGGCATCGTCCCGGAGGAGGCTCCATGCGCGCCATCAGAATGGTGTCGGCGACCGCGGTCGCGGTCGTCGCCTTGATGGGACTCGGCGGGCTCGGCTGTGCGCGGTCCGCCCCGGGTTCCGCGAAGACCAGCGACGAGCTGCTGACGCAGCTCCAGCAGGATCGCGCCCGGATCGACGAGGCGTCCAGCACCATGATGAAGCGGATCGACATGTTCAACTCCTCCCGCAAGCCGGGGGAGAGAACGCTCCAGTTCAGCGAGATCTTCACACAGGACCTGAACCCCGAGCAGCGCGACGTCCTCGACGCGCTCGTCAAGGAGGAGAAGGACATCTCGTACAGGTCCCTGCTCCAGGCGATCATCTCCGACCGCGACACCATCCGCGAGATGCAGGCGAAGCTGATGCATCTCGAGCAGACCCTTCCCGACAAGTTTGTCGTGGCCAGGCGCGGGGACAAGCACCACGATCTCGCGATGGCCTACCTGACGGGGGAGGTCCACCTCGACGAGGCGAAGGCGAAGGATCTCCTGAAGCAGGTCGACCAGACCGACGAGCTCCTCGCCGGCAACCAGGTCTGGTTCTTCTACGATCCCCAGAAGGACACCTTCCGCACGTACGTGACGGCGGGGGACGCGGGGCAGACTCCGATCGCGATGCGCCGGGCGAAGACGCGCGAGCTGGTGAAGGCGCGGGACGGCTACAAGAAGGAGCGCGACGCGGCGAAGGTGCAGGTCGCGAGCCTGAAGCAGGACAAATCCCAGCTCTCCGAGGCACGCGCGCAGCTCGAGAGCGATCTGATCACGCGCGAGAACAGCCTCTTCTACCACGCCGACAGCGATCGGAGCCTGAAGGAGCAGGGGGTTCTGAGCCCCGTCCTGAGGCGCCTCCAGGACGTGAAGGGGGTGAGCTACGACCAGTCGCTGGATCTCCGCGCGGGCACGAGAATCGATCTCCGGCCGCAGAGCTACGGCCTCGATGAGATCCGCGGCGTACGGGTCCTCCCGACGATCTACCAGGAAGGGAGGGACTTCACGGTGGAGATCGACGAGGACCGGGGCGGCGCGAGGGTGGTCATCCTCGACCCCGATGTCTTCCGGGGGAAGGAGATCCTCGTGGCGGTGAAGGGGTAGAGGTCAGCGGCCGGGAGTCGTCCCGATCATGCGCGTCCTTTCTTGCGCGGGGCCTCTTTCACGTGAGGGGGCTCGTCGCGCCGGGGGCCTTCCCGCGGGGGGACCAGGACGAGGAAGGCGAACTGGATCCCGGCGAAAACAAGGAGCAGGAGCAGCCCCGCGAGGTACGGGCCGGCTTCATGGTTGTAGAGGATGCCGAAGGCGTTCAGCGCCTGGAGCGCGGCCGCCAGAAACAGTGACGCCTGGATGACGACCACGGCCCACCTCGCGAGGGCCCCGGGATGCTCGCGCCTGAGGCGTCGCGTCCGCGCTACGCCGACGATGAGATACGCCAGGGAGAAGGCGCCGAGGAGGGCGCTCGCGGTCGTGAAGAGCGCGCGGTCGGGGACGTGCAGCAGCTCCTCGAGTATCGGGACGAGGGCGAAGAGGCCGCTTCCGAGCGACATCATCAGCATGTTGGTGAGGCGGAACCGGTCTTCGGGGAACCACTCACCGTGTGCCCGCCGGCCGAAGACGGCGACCACGCCGCTGAACCCGGCGAAGGTGGCCGACACCTCGGCGATGGCGAGAAGCGTGAAGAGGGCGTGATCGTTCATGACGTCTGGCCTTCGCGGACGGCCCAGTGCCACGGCTCGTAGGCCATCCCGAACTCGTTGCCGCGAGGATACGTCATGACGAAGCCGAAGCGATGCGCGTGCAACAGAAGCCATGCGAAGGCTGCGGTCGACTCGAACTCCTCGACGAGCGGAGCGCACCCCGGCGTCGTGAGGTCCACCGCCCGGCCCGTGTGGTGCTCGCTGTATCCGGGAGGCGCGTTCACCTTCAGGATACTCTCGAGGGATTCGCCCGCCCCGATCTTCCGCTCGAAGATCCCCAGCTGGTAATCCACGCTGCGGAAGGCGGAGACGAGGAGAAGTGTGATTCCGTCCCGCTCCGCGGCGGTGCGGAGTTCGGCCCAGCGATCGGCTGCGTGCGGCGTGAGCTGGCGCTCCCGCCCGTGGATGTCGGTGCCGATGGCGACGAGGTCCGTCGCTTCCACGTGGAGCCGCAGGCGATTGTCCACGGCGTACGAGGCGGGGATCCCCAGCTCGGCGAGGATCCGGGCCACGCGCACCTACCTGTCTTTCTCTTCCGGTTTCGGGGGTGGAGACGTGTGCCCGACGAGGCGTTTCTGGGTGTCGGAGTCGAGCGCCATGAAATTGGCTTCGACGCGCACGATGTCGGTCCGGGCCTTTCGATTGGAATCGGCGAAACGGCGGACATCCTTCAACTGGGCCTTGCACGGGACGCACCACTCGGCCTCGTACGTCACGATGTAGAAATCGGCCTGGGTCAGTCCCGAGGCCGCAGGCGCTGGCCCGGCGGCCGTTCGAACTCGGGCCAACGCTTCGGCGAGGGTTCCGTGGCCTTCCACCGGCTTGGGCGACGCGGTCGTTTCTTTCAGCACGTCCACGAGGCCCTTCGCGTATCCCATTCGATCGAGTACCTGGACTCCCGTCCTGTCGAACACCTTGAGGAGGGGGACTCGGTAGTTCAGGGTGCCGTCCTCTTTCTTGCCGAAGGTCGGGACGAATTCGTCGGGTGGCAGGGTGAAGCTGTACTCGCATCCATGAGGTCTTGTCTGGGCTGTTCCGCAGTCGTGCTTCTCCGGCTCCTCCGCGAGCGGATGGAGCGGCGAGAGCGCGAGGACGATTACCCCGAGGACGATGGGTGGCCATCTCATCACGACACCTCCTCTTGGCTCACGGGTGCCTCCACTTGTGAGTTCGTCACTCGGAGTCCCCACCCTTCGCCGGTTTACGATTGGGCCGATCGGCTTGACGATTGGTTGACGATTCGCCGGTCCCCTTGAGGCGGTAGCGCGTGGAGCGGCCCGCTCCCAGTTTCTCCGCCAGGCCAAGTTCGACCAGCTTACCGAAGTCGCCGGACGTGATCGGTCGGGTGACACCGAATTCCGCTTCGCACTGCCTGCTCGTGAGCTCCTGACCCTCCACCATCCATTGCACCATCCTCCGCTGGCGATCGTTTAGTTGCGCATCCACGGCGGGCGTCACCACGAGCCGGCTCTCCTGCACACGGATGCGCTCGATGTTCTCGCCCGGCCCCGGAAACGTGACCTGGAAATAGCCGGTGTCGGTTCCGATAAGCGGTCGGTCGAGCCCGTGATCGAGCATCCGGTCGGTCATGCGACGAAAGCCGCTGCCGCGCTCCTCGATGCGGTGGAAGTAGGACAGGCACTGGGCGAGAACGGGGTTTCGCGAGCACGGACGATACTTGACCTTGCGGAGGCTCGCGAGCGTGATGGGCGCGGGCGGCAGGCCCGGGCTCGAGACGGCGACGCGATCGGAGAAGACTTCGAGCAGGATTTTCCGGCCGGCGTCCTCGTACTGCCGGTGCGCGATCGCGTTCACCACCGCCTCGCGCAGCGCTTCCTCGGGGTACTCGTCGATGCGCACGCGGTTGAGCCCGACGACCCGCATGGGGTGCCGCGTATTGCGATCGACGAAGGCGAGGGCGCGATCAACGGCGATCGGCATCGGCGCTCGGATGTCCTCATGGTCGCGGGGCGCTCCGTCGGCCTCCGCTCCCCGGTAGGCGTCGGCCAGGATGCGGCACTGGGGAAACACGGCCGACGGATCGCGGGCCAGAAGCACGATGCCGGCGGCGGTGGCAAAGTGCTCGCCCGAGCTCGGCTCATGCCAGACGAGACCGCGCAGAGTGGCGCCGACGAGTAAGTCGTCGTCCGAGAATCCCGCCCGTTCGCGTCCTTCCGCCGCAGCAAGCAGTCGGCGAACGATGTCGTGATCGAGATCCTGCCAGCGAATCCGGTCGAGGGGGCGGGACTCGAAGGGGGACGTCGCCTCGATGGTCTGGCGGGCGATCTCCTCCTCGTCGCTGGTGGGGGCGATGCCGAAGCGATCCCGAAGCAGCTTCAGCAATGCCGCCCGAACCTCCCGCTGGAGTTCGATGACGTTCCCGAAGCGCTTGTACTTGGGTCCGTCCGCGTCGAGCTCGGCCAGCAGGGCCACCGTTCCTGGTTCGCGCGCCACGTGTCGCTCGCCGCGGATGAACGCGAGCACGGGAATCGAATTCTTCTTTGCTCGGCGATACTCGGCGTGGGTGATCGACAACTCGCCCAACGGGGTACCGTGCTGGACGCCGACAATCAGCAGGTAGACCTGGCAGGCGTCGAGGGCCTCGAGGCATCCGTCCAGCGGCCTGGTCGGGGCCGCGGGCTCGTACTCGTAAAGCACGGGAGTGCAGTGCGCCGAGAGGAAGGAGTCGGTGTTCAGCAGATTCTGAACGACGAGGCGCTCGTCCTCGAGCTCTTTCTGCACGGAGCTGACGAACACACGGAGTTGGGGCGTCATCGCGGTGGAGTCTTGCACGACGAGGGGTCGTCGGGAAGGGGCATCCAGAAGCCCGCGTTCGGCGAGAAGGCCAGCACCTTCGCGTGCCTGGGCCGATCGACGGGATCGAGGGGTCGGAAGTGAGCTAGGAAGCGCCCGCGGGCGCCGAGCTTCCGAGTTCCGCAGGCTGATGAGGAGCGTCAGAGGGATGCCGTGCTTGTCATGGGCTCACCTCACGTCGTTCCACGACGAGGTCCCCACTCGAGAGAACTTCTGTTGCAGGGTCGTGAGGAGCGTGGTGTGCGTGGAGGCGATCTCGGCCCACATGTCGTGGGAGACGGCGACGCGCGCGTTGTCGGAAGAGCCCACGAGGACGGCGTCCACCCGTTGAGGAGGGCGAGGTGCGGGAGGGTCACGATATCGTCTTTCTCGAACGTGAGGCCGAAATGGTCGGGGGCGTCCTCGACATGGCGGGAAATGTCGGCAATTCATCAGAACGCTTTCCCCTGCGGTATCTCCAAGCCGTCGCGGTACAGCATCGGCACCTTGAAGGTCCCGCCTGTTCCCCGGAAAACAAGAACCCAGGTCTAGCTCCCCGGCGCGGGCACCGGCTTCGCCGGCGGAATCGGAACTTCCGTCCCCTTCCTATATATAGTGATCTTCCTCCCCACCGTCCCCGCGTCCGCCGGATGCCGCACCAGGTAATCCGAAAGGATCGCCGCCGCATCGCCGGGCGCCCCGATCTCCGCGAGCTGCGACGAGAGGAGCGACAGCGCCGCCAGATTGTCCGACTCGTCCCCGAGAATCCCCTGAAGCAGCCGGACAGCCCCCAGGCGATCCCCCAGGAGATCCGCCGAAGCCTGCGCCTGCCACAGCAGCGCCTCCGAATCCCGCGGGAAGCTCTTCCGGAACTCCGCCACGCGCGATTCGATCAGATGAGGATCCTTCGAATCGAGGCAAGCCGAGACCACCGCGAGCAACCGCCCATCCCGATCCGACAGAGACCCCGAAGACCCCGAAGCCTTCCGAATCCACTCGAGCCCATGAGGACGATCGCCGCCGAGCCACAGCGCCATCCCCAGCCGCATCTGCGCCGGAGCGTACGAAGGATCCGCCGCGAGAGCCTCGCGGAAGGCATCGGCCGCTTCGCCATACCGGAGCCGACGGAAGTCCTCCATCCCTCGCGTGAACGAGCGGTACGCATCCTCCGAGACCGCGACGGTCTGGACAGGCGTCACCCGAGGAGGCGCCCCCGAATGAGTCAACCCCGCCCTCAGATCCGCCGTCAGCTTCGAGACCAGCTCGAAGACGTTTTTCCCCTCGGCCTTCGACGCCACGAGGACCTGCCCCGAAGCCGCATCCGAAGCCTGCGCGTCGATGCGGTACCCCGAGTCCATCTTGAAGATCGACCCCGCGATGACGACCCCGGCGCCGGCCCACTTCGCGAGCTCCGTGACGGTGGCCCCGTCGAGCGACCCGATGTCTTTTTTCCCCGACATCGCGACGAGATCGTTCAGCTTCTGCGACGAAATCACGCGAAGGTCCGGCGACGAAGCCAGATCCGTCGTGATCATCTGGGGGACACCCTGCGAGAGCCAGGCGTCTTTGGAGTCCGCGCTGTTGTTCGCGAAGGCCGCGACGGCGATCGACCGCAACAGAGACGGATCGGGAACCCGAACCGAAGCCCTCTCGAACCGCCCGGGCGTTGCGGGCAGCCCGGCGACTGGTACCACCCGCCGCACCACGAAAATTCCCGCCACGATCGCCACCACGACAGCCGCCCCCGCCACGAGAGGCCACCGCCTCGAAGCCGGCGCCTCACCGAACCGCCGGATCGACGAGATCTTCCGCGCCCCCGAACCGCTCACCCCCGCCAGGGCGCGAAGGTCTTCGGCAAGCTCCGCCGCCGTCTGGTAGCGATCGCCCGGATCCTACGCGAGGCACCGCGACACGATCCACTGGAGCTCCTCCGGAAGCTCGGGCCGCAGCGAGCGCACCGGCGCCGCCGCCTCGTGGACGATGGCGTGGAAGGTCGCGAGGACGCTCGCCTTCGTGAAAGGGGAGACCCCGGTGGAAAGCTCGTGAAGGAGGACGCCGATCGAGAAGAGATCCGACCGCGCGTCCACCGGGAGCCCCTGGGCCTGCTCGGGGCTCATGTAGCTGACGGTGCCGATGACGCGCCCGCCGCCGGTCGTGTCGCGCGTGATCGTCTCGAGGCGCGAGCGGGCCTCGGGGCCTACCAGGGCGTCGGTGACGAAGCAGGCGAGGCCGAAGTCGAGGACCTTGAAGAACCCTGAGTCCGAGAGGACGACGTTCTCGGGCTTGAGATCGCGGTGGACGATGCCGCGGCGGTGCGCCTCGGTCATCGCCTCGGTGATCTGCAGGCCGGCCCGCAGCACGAGAGGAAGAGGAAGGGGCCCCGCCTCGAGGAGCGTGCGGAGGTTTCGACCCTCCACGAACTCCATCGTGTAGAAGACGGTGGTGCCGTCGCGGTGGACGTCGTAGATCGTCGCGATGCCGGGATGGCTGACGGCCGAGGCGGCCCGCACCTCGCGCTGGAAGCGGCGCTCCCACTCCTGGTTGGCGGCGAGATCGGGGCGAAGGACCTTGAGGGCGACGGTGCGGCCGAGGCGGCTGTCCTCGGCCCGGTAGACGACCCCCATCCCCCCCTCGCCGAGGCGCGAGTGAATCGTGTAGTGGAGGAGGGAGTCGCCTGCTTCCATCGGACCCTTACTGTTGGGCGATGCGGATCCGCCCGCTGAGAGTCTGAATCGAAACCCTGGCGCCGCCGCCTCCGACCTGGAACCACAGCTCGCTCGAGGGGAGGTAGGGGTTCGACTTCTTCGGCGTCTGGCCGAAGTCGTTCTCGATTCTACCGCTGAAAGACGAAGCTTCAACGTCGGCGGAGGCTCCGCGCGGCACGGTGAGGGTGACGTTCCCCGAGACGGTCTCGAACTTGAAGCGCCCTCGGGGGCTCAGGTCGGCGCCGACCTCGATGCTCCCCGAGACGGTCTTGAAGTACCCCTCGTCGAGGCGGGCCTTCGAGTCGACGGCAATCGCTCCGCTCACCGTGGAGAGGTCGGCGGTCTTCGGCGAGCCGGTGAGGTGCACGGTGCCGCTCACCGACTGAAGCTCCGTCTCCCCCTCGAAGTCCGAGACGTCGATGAGGGCGCTGACGGTCTCGACCTTGAGCTTCGCGCCCTGCGGGACGTGCAGGTTCAGCGTCGTGTCGCCGATGTCGCGGCGAGGGCCGTTGTCGTTCGAGTACTTCACCTTCACGGTGACGTGATCGCGGTCGCCCGTCACCTCGAGGCCGTCGGTTCCCTTGCCGAGCATCCCGGTGATCTCGACCTCCGCGCGGTTCCAGCCGGAGACGACGACCTTCCCCGCGATGTTCTCGATCGCGACGGCGGCGTTGTCCGAAGCGGGGCGGCGCTGGTCGATCTTCTCCTGGGAGAGCGTGAGCGTCACCGCCGCAGCCACCACCCCCAATACGGTCAGAAGTCTCTTCATGGTCGTTGCTCCCTGATCGAAAGACACTCAGACATGTGAGGGGAGGCGCGAGGCCCCCTGGATGAGGTCGAGCTTTCTCTGGTACGTCGCCGCCACGAGGTGGCCGAGGCGCGCGTTCGACGGGTCGCGCGCGAGGGCCGCTCTCGCCTCGCCGATCGCCTGGTCCACGATGCGGAGGTTCGTCTCGATCTCGGCGACCGTCTCGGCCGGGAGGTCGTCGCGGTGGCGGTGCAGGGCGTCGAGAAGAGTTGCGGTGGCGCGCGCGAGATCGGCCTCGGCCGCGGCGACGTCGACGGCGCCGGCCGGCGCGACGGGCGCAACGGGACCGACAGGCCCGGCGGGGCGCTCCCTGAGGACGAGAGCCGTCACGAGGGCCGAGACGGCGATGAGGATCGCCGCCGCGAGGGCGAGGTGAGGGCCGGTGATCAGAGGGTGCCTCCTCGGGGCGCCGAAGCGGGGGCGTTGCCGCCCGCCCGGCCGGATGTTGGGCCAGAGATCGCGCGACGGCTCCGAGGTGCGCGGAAGGGCCGAGAGCTTCGCAACGAGGCCCTCGAGGTCCTCGAGCGCCGCGCGGCACGCGGCGCAGCCGGCGAGGTGCGCTTCCACCGCCGCGCGCTCGGCGGGGGCGATCGTCCCGTCGGCCAGGTCGTTCAAATGTCCTTCCATCTCGTGGCAGCTCACTTCAGCGCCTCCCTCAGGAGCTGTCGGGCCCGGTGGAGCTGGGCGCGGCACGTTCCCGCCGATCGTCCGGTCATCTCGCCGATCTCCTCGTGCCGGTACCCTTCGATGTCGTGGAGCACCAGGACCTCGCGCGCTCCCGCCGGGAGGGCGGCGATCGCCCTCTCGAGGTCCGGCGTCCCCTCGCGGCCTCTTCCCGAGACCGGGTCGGCCAGGCCGTCGGCGTCGGCGGCTCCTCGCGACAGGTCGAAGCGCCGTGCGCGCGATCGTTCGTCGCCGAGGACCACGTTCACGGCCATCCGGTGGAGCCATGACCCGAGGCGGCTTTCCCCGCGGAAGGTGCCGAGCTGCCGGTAGGCCCGGATGAAGACCTCCTGCGTGAGATCGTCGGCCCGGCTCCGGTCCCCGCTCATCCGGGAGCAGAGGGAGTGAATCCGTCCGACGTTCTCCCGGTACAGGCTCTCGAAGGCCGCGCTGTCGCCGCCGAGGGCCCGGCGCACGAGATCGCGCTCTTCGGCGAGAGGGTCCATCACCCTCTCCAGCCATCCCTGCGCGGCCTGCGCTTCCATCCGGGCGCCTCCCTTCCCACCCCTTTCGATGCCCGGATGGGGCAAAACGCTGGAATCCCCGGTAACATGCCCCCCTTCCAATGCGTATCGGCGGGGTCACCCCGTCCTGACAAGATCGAGGGATCGAACATGTGGATGAGACGAGGACTCTTCGCGCTGACGCTTCCCGCCCTGCTCGCCTTGCTCTTCCTGCCCGCCGCGGCGGCCGACAAGTCCGCCACAGCGGACGCCAAGAAGAACGCCGCCAAGGCTGACGACAAGAAGGACGAGAAGAAGTGGGACGTGGCCAACCCTCCGGGGACGTGGACGTCGGTTTCGATCGACACCACCGAGACGACCTGGTCCGACGTGGACATCTCCCCCGACGGGAAGACGATCGTGTTCGACATGCTCGGCGACATCTACGCCGTCCCGGCCGCGGGTGGCGACGCGAAGGCGCTCACCGAGGGGATTCCATGGGACACCGAGCCTCGCTTCAGCCCTGATGGGAAGAAGATCGTCTTCGTCAGCGATCGCGGCGGCGCCGACAACCTCTGGCTCATGAACGCCGACGGGTCGGGAGCGAAGGCGGTCACCGAGGAGAAGGAGCACCTCGTCCACAACCCGTCGTGGAGCGCCGACGGAGCGTACATCGTCGCGAAGAAGGATTTCACCACCACGCGCAGCATCCCGGCGGGGGAGATCTGGCTCTTCAGCGTGGGAGGCGGGGGAGGCCTCGTGATGGTCGAGCGCCCCGACGGGACGAAGGCTCAGAAGAACATCGCCGAGCCCGCGCTCTCGCCCGACGGCCGGTACGTCTACTACAGCCAGGACACGACTCCGGGGCGCGTCTGGCAGTACGACAAGGACTCGACGAAGCAGATTTTCGTCGTCCAGCGCTTCGACCGGAGGACGGCGGAGACCGACACGTACGTGGCCGGGGCCGGCGGCGCCATCCGCCCCGTGCCGTCGCGCGACGGGAAGTCGCTCGCTTTCGTGAAGCGCACGCCGTCCATGACGAGCGCGCTGTACGTGAAGGACCTCGCCTCGGGGCTCGAGCGCCCCATCTACACGAAGCTCGACCGCGACCTTCAAGAAACAGACGGGAGCCAGGGGAACACGCCGGCGTACGCCTGGACCCCCGACGGCGGTTCGATCGTCTTCTGGGCGGGCGGAAAAATCCGACGCGTCGACGTGAGGACGAAGGCCGT
The Acidobacteriota bacterium genome window above contains:
- a CDS encoding type II toxin-antitoxin system RelE/ParE family toxin, whose amino-acid sequence is MKVVWTAEAWKRLQEIETYIAQAAPRAASNFVDRLISRSDALARHPNRGRSLPEMPASGLRELVVDKYRVVYRRGPHAIEILTVFEGHRLLRRDELPE
- a CDS encoding type II toxin-antitoxin system Phd/YefM family antitoxin; translated protein: MKEVQISDGIVPLGEFKAQAARLLKHLGESGEPMVITQNGRPAGVLVSPKEYDRIVERQRFLESIAAGLADAEADRVVETAELRKRLKAWRAKRSG
- a CDS encoding S41 family peptidase, producing the protein MPRRFLTILALAFLAPPAVSAQTPALTGVWKSDGYGLVFVADGDTLQAYEVTRTTCVPSMKMIRRPATPAGVEAVYTVDNELTLVKATPDPDEKRLHNDGAASDMMIHRMAARPAVCDKPTPDTPEGNFEVFAQTWAEHYILFDEKHADWPAVVAAARANVKATTTPADLFEILQGMIAPFEDAHTSIGAEAIQRRYRTLRKGTDRLIKNGMKDFRTKDLPPLLAVTDARLQGPIRKWCDDQVQFGRLDESTGYLRFLSEGGYTKEGDFASGLDALEEALDAIFTDSKLKGLVIDVRINFGGADPYGLALASRLATSDYVAYSKEARMDPVDHKKWTPGQPSLVRPSTRPSFRGPVVELTGPLTISAGETMTQALMGRTPRVIRIGENTQGVFSDVLGRTLPNGWTFGLPNEVFRSPEGKTFDGPGIPPDMAVPVFADEDLKAGRDPALERARAELYRNQ
- a CDS encoding M15 family metallopeptidase, with translation MRVARILAELGIPASYAVDNRLRLHVEATDLVAIGTDIHGRERQLTPHAADRWAELRTAAERDGITLLLVSAFRSVDYQLGIFERKIGAGESLESILKVNAPPGYSEHHTGRAVDLTTPGCAPLVEEFESTAAFAWLLLHAHRFGFVMTYPRGNEFGMAYEPWHWAVREGQTS
- a CDS encoding DUF4062 domain-containing protein produces the protein MTPQLRVFVSSVQKELEDERLVVQNLLNTDSFLSAHCTPVLYEYEPAAPTRPLDGCLEALDACQVYLLIVGVQHGTPLGELSITHAEYRRAKKNSIPVLAFIRGERHVAREPGTVALLAELDADGPKYKRFGNVIELQREVRAALLKLLRDRFGIAPTSDEEEIARQTIEATSPFESRPLDRIRWQDLDHDIVRRLLAAAEGRERAGFSDDDLLVGATLRGLVWHEPSSGEHFATAAGIVLLARDPSAVFPQCRILADAYRGAEADGAPRDHEDIRAPMPIAVDRALAFVDRNTRHPMRVVGLNRVRIDEYPEEALREAVVNAIAHRQYEDAGRKILLEVFSDRVAVSSPGLPPAPITLASLRKVKYRPCSRNPVLAQCLSYFHRIEERGSGFRRMTDRMLDHGLDRPLIGTDTGYFQVTFPGPGENIERIRVQESRLVVTPAVDAQLNDRQRRMVQWMVEGQELTSRQCEAEFGVTRPITSGDFGKLVELGLAEKLGAGRSTRYRLKGTGESSTNRQADRPNRKPAKGGDSE
- a CDS encoding serine/threonine protein kinase, yielding MEAGDSLLHYTIHSRLGEGGMGVVYRAEDSRLGRTVALKVLRPDLAANQEWERRFQREVRAASAVSHPGIATIYDVHRDGTTVFYTMEFVEGRNLRTLLEAGPLPLPLVLRAGLQITEAMTEAHRRGIVHRDLKPENVVLSDSGFFKVLDFGLACFVTDALVGPEARSRLETITRDTTGGGRVIGTVSYMSPEQAQGLPVDARSDLFSIGVLLHELSTGVSPFTKASVLATFHAIVHEAAAPVRSLRPELPEELQWIVSRCLA
- a CDS encoding DUF4097 family beta strand repeat protein; translation: MKRLLTVLGVVAAAVTLTLSQEKIDQRRPASDNAAVAIENIAGKVVVSGWNRAEVEITGMLGKGTDGLEVTGDRDHVTVKVKYSNDNGPRRDIGDTTLNLHVPQGAKLKVETVSALIDVSDFEGETELQSVSGTVHLTGSPKTADLSTVSGAIAVDSKARLDEGYFKTVSGSIEVGADLSPRGRFKFETVSGNVTLTVPRGASADVEASSFSGRIENDFGQTPKKSNPYLPSSELWFQVGGGGARVSIQTLSGRIRIAQQ
- a CDS encoding zf-HC2 domain-containing protein → MEGHLNDLADGTIAPAERAAVEAHLAGCAACRAALEDLEGLVAKLSALPRTSEPSRDLWPNIRPGGRQRPRFGAPRRHPLITGPHLALAAAILIAVSALVTALVLRERPAGPVGPVAPVAPAGAVDVAAAEADLARATATLLDALHRHRDDLPAETVAEIETNLRIVDQAIGEARAALARDPSNARLGHLVAATYQRKLDLIQGASRLPSHV
- a CDS encoding RNA polymerase sigma factor, producing the protein MDPLAEERDLVRRALGGDSAAFESLYRENVGRIHSLCSRMSGDRSRADDLTQEVFIRAYRQLGTFRGESRLGSWLHRMAVNVVLGDERSRARRFDLSRGAADADGLADPVSGRGREGTPDLERAIAALPAGAREVLVLHDIEGYRHEEIGEMTGRSAGTCRAQLHRARQLLREALK